In Canis lupus dingo isolate Sandy chromosome 25, ASM325472v2, whole genome shotgun sequence, one genomic interval encodes:
- the SERTM1 gene encoding serine-rich and transmembrane domain-containing protein 1 isoform X1: MSEPDSSSVFSGNVENGTFLELFPTSLSTSVDPSSGHLSNVYIYVSIFLSLLAFLLLLLIIALQRLKNIISSSSSYPEYPSDAGSSFTNLEVCSISSQRSTFSNLSS, translated from the coding sequence ATGTCTGAACCTGACTCTTCATCTGTATTTTCGGGTAACGTGGAGAATGGAACTTTCCTTGAGCTATTTCCCACATCCCTCTCCACATCAGTGGACCCTTCCTCAGGCCACCTGTCAAATGTCTACATCTATGTGTCCATATTCCTCAGCCTTTTAGcatttctgcttctgcttttaATCATTGCCCTCCAGAGGCTCAAAAATATcatctcctccagctcctcctacCCGGAGTATCCAAGCGATGCTGGAAGTTCTTTCACCAACTTGGAAGTCTGTAGTATTTCCTCTCAAAGGTCCACTTTCTCAAACCTTTCCTCATGA